A window of Canis lupus baileyi chromosome 3, mCanLup2.hap1, whole genome shotgun sequence genomic DNA:
TCACGCCTTAACACTAagcccacctccctgcccaccacTGGGCTGTGGCTGCTGGGCCCCAGGCTGGGTGACTTTCAGTATTTGTAAGCATCTCAACAGAACAATAAAGCATTTGGAGTACGTGTTTGGGAAGCCAGGTTGCATGGGGTATGGGGCTGTGTCCCCACAGAACAGGATTTCCTCCTCATTAATGTTCCAGGAGGGACACGGGTCTAACCCATGACTTCTGGGACCCTCCCAGGACtggctgggggtggaggatgAAGAGGCAGGAGAAGGTAGGTACTCACACAGAAGTTTAATGAGGCCCACGGGGCAAGGAGGCCCATCACTGTGGCAGGAGGCCAAGCAGGAGGCTGAGCAGAAGGGCAGCTGTGAGGCAGTGGGGCTGCAGGAAAACTGTCTGGCTGCCTGAGCTCAGCCGGTCACCATAGCGCTCCAGGAGCATCAGGACCACTCCATTGGTCCAGCCAAAGCCCTCCTGTAGAGACAGGACCAGTGGGGTCCTTCAGGGGCTGTGAGATCCCCACCCACACGCCCAGGAACTGCCTAGCCCCAGGGGTACAAAGGAGCTCCAGTTGGCCTCCTCCCAGTGGACCCACATAATGGGAGGAATCAGAGGCCCAGatgagggttggggggggggggtcatggCCTGCTGTGGGGACAAAGTCCCCTGTAGGGTGTGGGCCACTCACCTGAACCTCGTACTCCCCTCCACCACCTGGCTGACCACCATTGCTGATGTCATACTGGAAACAGAAGGACAGGCTGTAAGGTCGGCAAGGCCCCCAGGCTCCCCATCCCAGCCCTCCAGGGGGAGCAACACATGTGAGCCTCCTTGGGAGAAGGGGCTCTGGCCCGCAGCTCCCGCCCCTGCAGTGCCTGAGAATGACCACCGGGCGTCACCACTGTCCCTGGGCTTTGCAAAGCCTGGCGatccccgccccccactcccctACCCCTGCTCCCCAGGGGGAGGAGCCCCAGGAGGGTCTGGGCTCAGGAGCAGCTCACCTTCTCATACATGGCCGAGTCCCTGGAGTAGACCTCAAAGTTGGTTCGGACCCAGTTCTGAGCCAGCTGGAAAGCCACTTCCTGGGCCCGAGGTGAGGGAGACTTGGCCAGACCTGGACCCCACCCCAGGCAGGACCCTGAATCTCCTGAGTCCTCATCCCAGGGCCAGCTGAGGCCTGAGCCTTCCTCTctccaaggagagagaaagaggcccGGGCCCTAAGACCTCCCTCGTGAACCCCGTGAAAAGCCAATGTGTTCCTCACCCAGGGCCCAAGtttggagggagaaaggagggctGGTTCCCCTGACAGGTGAGGGTGGACACAAATATCTGCTGGGTAGGAAACCAGAGAACAGAAGAGCCAGAGAAAGGCCCCCATGGCTTTTGTTCACACCTCCCCAGCACCGGGAGGCTGACCCAAGGGGTTAGCAAGGTGCAAGGGGTAAGGCCCTGGGCTAtgccccatccctgcctccctaCCTCTGATGACCAGGTCCTGCAGGGGGGCCCAGGCATTGGGGAAGTCCCACTGCTGGCCTGTGTTCTGGAGAGAGGTCGGGATCCCGTACTGGTAGGTCAAGATCTGGCTGTCCTGAAAGGTTCCGGACATTCCTATGACTGGATGGGGTCTGGATGAGGAGCCAAGAGGCTGGCTGGGCGCCCCTAAAGCCAGGTGTCCCCCTTCTTGGGCTTTTCTCTTGGCTCGCAGCTGCCCCCTGGTGGCTCCAGTGGGACCCGCAGGCTCAGACCGAGGGGTGGAGCAGGAGGGGGTGGCTGCCCCTTGCCAGAGGTCACTAGCTCAGAGTCAGGGAGAGAGCAGGTGGTCCTGCCCACAGTGTACCAGCCCGCCCTGCTGCCCCCCTCACCTCCAGATATTTCAGAACCTTGTCCACGACGTTCGGGTCAGAGAAACAGCCAGACCAGAGAGGAGTGAGGTTGGATGGGTAAAACTCTAGgttcttctttctgttctcaaGATCATAGTCAAACCAGGCACCTTTCTCCTCATCCCACAGGATGGCCTTCATGGCAGCCAAGCGCTGTTGCCAcagatttctgtattttgtggCTTGGATGCTGTTCCCTGAGGTGACACTGTCTTTAGGCTGAGCAACCAACCAGGGTGGCTGCGCTTGGGTCCCATGCCTTCAAGAGAAGTCTACTGTGGCTTCCTCCTGTTGTCCTCCCCAAGGGCTAGAAGTCCTGACACCAAGGGGACATGTGTACTTGGAACCCACATTTCTGGCCTCTAGGACTTAGGATTTCCTGAGCACGTGGCCCCATAGGGCTCCCAGTTGCTGCTGTGGCCAGTTCCCAGGTCAGTCCTAGGAGAGCACTGGCCACGTGTATCCCCCCAGCTCTGACAAGTGCAAGGGCAATTGtttagggagagagaatggagggagTTTGAATGTGTGGACTCAGGTGTCCTCTCAGACCCAAGAAGTCCCTCCCAGTCAGAAAGGGAGAGCGAGGAGAGAGTGGGCTTCCTTTGTACTCCTGCCCTAGGGGTGAGGTACAGAgcaggctgggaggctggaggcccTTCCCCCACGGCCGAGGCTGAGGCAGGACCCAAGCTGGACGAGcaccccctgctccctcctcccactgGCGCACTCACCCAGGCTGGAATAGAAGTTGCTCATCAGCTCCTCTGCCTGGCACAGGAAGGCATTGAGGTCAACAGGCACGAATTTGCTGGTCCGGGTGCTGCTGAGCAATTTGGGGTTTGGGCCTCCAACGAGCCACCGTGAAGAGAAGTCCCAGCCAGACTCAGCTCCAGCCTTGAGCTCAGCCCACAGGGTCTCCCGGTCCCCTGTGAGGACAAGGCAACCGGGGAGGGGGCCCAGGGTCTGACACACCACAccaggccccagccccgccccgatCCCTGCCCTTGTTGCTGCTCACCTTCCGGCAACGTGTTTGCCAGCTCGGCATCTTTGCTGTAGGACTCTGGCCTGGAAGAGGAAAGTGGGCGTCCCAGTGCTAGGAGGCTCTGAGCCCAAGCTGGAGGCTGAGCCCTGCTGCCTCACCTGCCCTTGGATCGCCCTTCGTGGGCCCTGGATCGCCCAGGGCTTTCAGCATCAGTCTCCGAGAGTCGGGGTCCGTCCCTGGCCCTCAAACCAGGTGAACAGCAGGAGCCTGAGAGGCTGGCAGGCAGCTCCTTACCTGGGTCCCCCATAAGGGACGGCGTAGTGATTCAGGACGTAGCTCTTCCCCCCCGAGCTCACAGAGACGATCCTGTTCTGCGTCCAGAAGTCCAATTCCAAGGCCAGGGTCCCGATGCTGTCCCTGGGACAGGAGCCAGGCCCCACCTCAGCCCAGGCCCGCGCCCTGAGGCCCGCCCTGGGAGGTCCTGGGGAGGGGGcgtgcg
This region includes:
- the TREH gene encoding trehalase isoform X1; translation: MHGHTHAWTQSGPAMCPGSSLPTPLPGTTCSQIYCHGELLHQVQMAKLYQDDKQFVDMPLNSAPDQILQRFRELAATHNQSIPLEQLRAFIQEHFQAGGQELQPWTPEDWKDSPQFLQKISDPKLRAWGGKLHELWKRLGKKVKPEVLSHPEQFSLIYAAHPFIVPGGRFTEFYYWDSYWVMEGLLLSEMPGTVKGMLQNFLELVRIYGHVPNGARVYYLQRSQPPLLTLMMDRYVSHTNDTAFLRDSIGTLALELDFWTQNRIVSVSSGGKSYVLNHYAVPYGGPRPESYSKDAELANTLPEGDRETLWAELKAGAESGWDFSSRWLVGGPNPKLLSSTRTSKFVPVDLNAFLCQAEELMSNFYSSLGNSIQATKYRNLWQQRLAAMKAILWDEEKGAWFDYDLENRKKNLEFYPSNLTPLWSGCFSDPNVVDKVLKYLEDSQILTYQYGIPTSLQNTGQQWDFPNAWAPLQDLVIRGLAKSPSPRAQEVAFQLAQNWVRTNFEVYSRDSAMYEKYDISNGGQPGGGGEYEVQEGFGWTNGVVLMLLERYGDRLSSGSQTVFLQPHCLTAALLLSLLLGLLPQ
- the TREH gene encoding trehalase isoform X4, with translation MAKLYQDDKQFVDMPLNSAPDQILQRFRELAATHNQSIPLEQLRAFIQEHFQAGGQELQPWTPEDWKDSPQFLQKISDPKLRAWGGKLHELWKRLGKKVKPEVLSHPEQFSLIYAAHPFIVPGGRFTEFYYWDSYWVMEGLLLSEMPGTVKGMLQNFLELVRIYGHVPNGARVYYLQRSQPPLLTLMMDRYVSHTNDTAFLRDSIGTLALELDFWTQNRIVSVSSGGKSYVLNHYAVPYGGPRPESYSKDAELANTLPEGDRETLWAELKAGAESGWDFSSRWLVGGPNPKLLSSTRTSKFVPVDLNAFLCQAEELMSNFYSSLGNSIQATKYRNLWQQRLAAMKAILWDEEKGAWFDYDLENRKKNLEFYPSNLTPLWSGCFSDPNVVDKVLKYLEDSQILTYQYGIPTSLQNTGQQWDFPNAWAPLQDLVIRGLAKSPSPRAQEVAFQLAQNWVRTNFEVYSRDSAMYEKYDISNGGQPGGGGEYEVQEGFGWTNGVVLMLLERYGDRLSSGSQTVFLQPHCLTAALLLSLLLGLLPQ
- the TREH gene encoding trehalase isoform X2: MHRKSWELGLLLLLGLGSQGALPPPCDSQIYCHGELLHQVQMAKLYQDDKQFVDMPLNSAPDQILQRFRELAATHNQSIPLEQLRAFIQEHFQAGGQELQPWTPEDWKDSPQFLQKISDPKLRAWGGKLHELWKRLGKKVKPEVLSHPEQFSLIYAAHPFIVPGGRFTEFYYWDSYWVMEGLLLSEMPGTVKGMLQNFLELVRIYGHVPNGARVYYLQRSQPPLLTLMMDRYVSHTNDTAFLRDSIGTLALELDFWTQNRIVSVSSGGKSYVLNHYAVPYGGPRPESYSKDAELANTLPEGDRETLWAELKAGAESGWDFSSRWLVGGPNPKLLSSTRTSKFVPVDLNAFLCQAEELMSNFYSSLGNSIQATKYRNLWQQRLAAMKAILWDEEKGAWFDYDLENRKKNLEFYPSNLTPLWSGCFSDPNVVDKVLKYLEDSQILTYQYGIPTSLQNTGQQWDFPNAWAPLQDLVIRGLAKSPSPRAQEVAFQLAQNWVRTNFEVYSRDSAMYEKYDISNGGQPGGGGEYEVQEGFGWTNGVVLMLLERYGDRLSSGSQTVFLQPHCLTAALLLSLLLGLLPQ
- the TREH gene encoding trehalase isoform X3; the protein is MGPCLTLHLGQNLEPLYLKHERKSQIYCHGELLHQVQMAKLYQDDKQFVDMPLNSAPDQILQRFRELAATHNQSIPLEQLRAFIQEHFQAGGQELQPWTPEDWKDSPQFLQKISDPKLRAWGGKLHELWKRLGKKVKPEVLSHPEQFSLIYAAHPFIVPGGRFTEFYYWDSYWVMEGLLLSEMPGTVKGMLQNFLELVRIYGHVPNGARVYYLQRSQPPLLTLMMDRYVSHTNDTAFLRDSIGTLALELDFWTQNRIVSVSSGGKSYVLNHYAVPYGGPRPESYSKDAELANTLPEGDRETLWAELKAGAESGWDFSSRWLVGGPNPKLLSSTRTSKFVPVDLNAFLCQAEELMSNFYSSLGNSIQATKYRNLWQQRLAAMKAILWDEEKGAWFDYDLENRKKNLEFYPSNLTPLWSGCFSDPNVVDKVLKYLEDSQILTYQYGIPTSLQNTGQQWDFPNAWAPLQDLVIRGLAKSPSPRAQEVAFQLAQNWVRTNFEVYSRDSAMYEKYDISNGGQPGGGGEYEVQEGFGWTNGVVLMLLERYGDRLSSGSQTVFLQPHCLTAALLLSLLLGLLPQ